The Neodiprion fabricii isolate iyNeoFabr1 chromosome 4, iyNeoFabr1.1, whole genome shotgun sequence genome window below encodes:
- the LOC124181421 gene encoding uncharacterized protein LOC124181421 isoform X3 codes for MVVGEASIHNIMGGMESTGGVRLHNHKRKLKQRFDIIKKLGQGTYGKVQLGINKETGQEVAIKTIKKCKIETEADLIRIRREIQIMSSVQHPNIIHIYEVFENREKMVLVMEYAAGGELYDYLSERKVLSEHEARRIFRQISTAVYYCHKHKICHRDLKLENILLDQIGNAKIADFGLSNVFDEQRLLSTFCGSPLYASPEIVKGTPYHGPEVDCWSLGVLLYTLVYGAMPFDGSNFKRLVKQISQSDYFEPKKPSPASPLIKDMLTVCPTRRADVEKICTHWWVNEGYEQNCLDIAEDLAAQTPVRLDLLLSLVPQSASADKLVVGDQQATGDATGNMSTETLVPTRCHSVGSLMELDQNNSDRRIREMVDEEPRSATTGDAKRKLETTPSMDETAAAGVKRKERSRRKERTEEREPRQYRSGTRHYSAPIPNPIEEAMEVDPSALVTVPTSKTVDINQLEGAAACLELIEESKEKALSHERSKTPVVPTQEAEETIGKKLSDEKVELKVQTAVKQDVDSETVHIHEEETDAKSIEKTVQSSPDDKPVVTSNETNEKLSQDSQIENTKSEVLTKGITAATEAENNDVVLKNEESSSEAVVKSEEVSKDEKKPVKKLKEKSLSLDSDVVNDTSEVPARPVERRRSKIFETAEKFNQLAATTESDKPKKIFIPGVNVGGAKRAFERKASLSSITPPQTTKHSASKVIIEVPAVARDDKIPEKISNTPSTENNNNKADKCLQSKLEEEKKRAVDIITGAIGKPPVMKKTNGSPPTSPQNHSANKLGLKVQVGPNDLRNATVSVSTPVETKFPFESKPVLQAEAVPGVVESSNMSGSVPDEPKKSSKMEITLKSATLPRPRKTSKAEITLAGVKSADNTAFKSEVEAKIDAFHPQKLRTQRSEVAFPVAAAVPQANRSSSLEPENRMKNIPKERIIPIQVESGRQLPQQGPSTPPSKPPMPQRSMSQRSGSLSRQSTADSDTDSALGSTTGPEPIRKSPREYIIPIAVEGGGYVTPRSGSLEPESKASTPTSTSAPRSRFGRPRRMSSLLSDASEDESPFSTLHRDNDDILQRHMHRLRSSRPSRKAPEHADSLSSGEDDDDDGFELLTAENLFSTLLSRVRSLTQRLNVDDNRSTGFPSSRLLGRLGSNSPQGFWGVHEPLSRRLSESQFRRSLSRDTDRFGRKEPSNPGTPNSPGPRNTPSRESIFEMGSNTLPRDKNQHENTDAEVSQIRKQAQETLEQNFTPSLARRLSRHFIEQTRQSLPRSPSIPREKNYQSPTQKMMNSLEGSDIESQNPSSTTSDQTEYRGKSAERNIKRSNSLLVSRDLADKLDYRSPRRSVSLFEDDDKSLPPLPRHVMTLGRKYRDSGKPNNGAIRRENFQNFKNDKIQEETLDESCKTPNIKVDSVVNGYEIGQTLEGNSMSVSSSINNFVDTASSMSAKSSETSPNASTSNLMDYNYSYKSDASKDFENRLLAAENLIKESKLKNLGPSSLDINLNSSYRDMDKCNKESLGSISETNSADKRRSYIPSLRLRSGSLTRDPTENKTRRSSFTGSQDALGARAPTPERSILSKFFKPDRNKDNDTRGKHQKAGGQRRISRFLRPDFFDTPREESQYVKEKEAQKAAENERRKSRFIKKKSESKESKADKSSEAKPPKELKNEANSITKEQSEISSKDDRSDRDISSISEDTRPRFEKQSTKHSFLHSLEKKLEKFRSSEDASKSVVNNGNLIEQKIRSLRESSAPPKECPCTESSLIKRAVSVEDLPLYSANLNPSKGKVSSVLGLFKNTDTKPTSNGQRPQSMIFSKLRKNPYKGSHSDSTTDADLTASSKIPTKVSKADLISSKKKSEETKSISKMKPNNKTSPPKESPRDTHKSDRPSRSVKSFSPEKINKELKKSNPEKSVDKKNDSTDKAKTLKTKSPEKLADNRSEQLERVGDINQAAGEIFPVEQSKAIPSDKTMDNLELEGRKNDKVRKIGTTSSLVKNDSVKGIDKVDDGEKKAKKTVKAKESGGKESGSVDGTKKKRIVKVIKKVVKKSPDSSESKSEAKEKPRKLLSKKSTLSSGEVNSDTQISNGIDNSRKDDPKLENNTSKPDPLKESKAPASNNDKNNEAFTENNTPEMSNKLNENSTNGVESKTNNSLLNSIKVMEKNQSNNIQDVSQAKSTDSRSNRNSLKLDLSKIPQHTFRSPQILKKDSVQTELPKTSSSVETHLPKLSHGKAQSTSPEDAKKLIQNLSKITHHANITGNKIVIDKPLCAKDMENLQSDADECNIESRENSTSQSSHDISKSFNCPKLSHDQNKTNDINFTTAEVLQPLPDTVLNSTRVTCHQENEISNAKNTNGCSQEIGISKKNFELDLPVLNPNPIPPPKESPIEHPEEMFSPTDDTESFDSWSICSADMNQSRSELQSPTSPARSPSFRADQTESVGDRIRRRSFYSRFNDRKRKTSLNAPPPGVSLPVSTTLPRKFSFNRPRENDHDKLNSYVSPTKRYQEKSYNMYNNEIQPFRRSPIDRDRYSDVGTASVYTNDLRSPKEQYGSSLSSSYDPLRKYTRSPTLSDSSSIRRKCYSTDYGTDNNEATSYRSPLSSSLLNDNSLESYSNRNFNTLPRKYGSTVSSSEPKTAEYYEELLAPNNSNYLTSRKTPTSADSLSTRENGYHNGNLESPQFKAEKWKTTGTDDKMAELNLTETNNGRLGDQISDKSQSVNESKDLSSTMSEPQPSTSTNRE; via the exons ATGGTGGTCGGTGAAGCAAGTATACACAATATAATGGGGGGGATGGAGAGCACAGGAGGAGTGCGTCTTCACAATCacaagagaaaattaaaacagcG attcgatattattaaaaaactaGGACAAGGCACCTACGGTAAAGTCCAATTAGGTATAAATAAAGAGACTGGCCAAGAAGTTGctataaaaacaataaaaaaatgcaaaattgaaaCTGAGGCCGATCTTATTAGGATACGGAGAGAGATACAAATCATGTCGAGTGTACAGCATCCCAATattattcacatatatgaAG TGTTCGAAAATCGGGAAAAAATGGTACTCGTCATGGAATATGCAGCCGGTGGTGAACTTTATGATTATTTAAGCGAGCGAAAAGTTCTCTCAGAGCACGAAGCAAGAAGAATATTTCGTCAGATATCCACAGCTGTTTATTATTGCCATAAGCATAAGATTTGCCACAGAGATCTTAAGTTGGAAAACATACTATTGGACCAAATTGGAAATGCAAAAATTGCCGATTTTGGTCTCTCAAACGTTTTCGACGAGCAGAGATTGCTCAGCACTTTTTGCGGCAGTCCGTTATACGCTAGTCCTGAAATCGTCAAAGGGACACCTTACCATGGACCGGAAGTTGATTGTTGGAGCTTGGGAGTACTTTTATACACATTAGTTTACGGTGCCATGCCATTTGATGGCTCTAATTTTAAAAGACTAGTCAAACAGATTTCACAATCGGACTATTTCGAACCAAAAAAGCCATCCC CTGCCTCCCCACTAATCAAGGACATGCTGACGGTTTGTCCGACGAGAAGAGcggatgttgaaaaaatttgcacacaTTGGTGGGTGAACGAAGGCTACGAACAAAATTGCCTCGATATAGCAGAAGATTTGGCAGCTCAAACTCCGGTCAGATTGGATCTGTTACTTTCATTGGTACCTCAGTCAGCTAGTGCTGACAAATTAGTCGTAGGCGATCAGCAAGCCACTGGCGATGCGACCGGCAATATGTCCACCGAGACTCTGGTTCCAACCAGGTGTCATTCCGTTGGTAGCTTGATGGAATTAGATCAGAATAATTCCGACAGAAGAATAAGAGAAATGGTTGACGAAGAGCCAAGGTCAGCAACAACTGGTGATGCCAAAAGAAAGTTGGAAACTACGCCGTCTATGGACGAAACAGCCGCGGCTGGTGttaaaaggaaagaaagatcCAGACGAAAAGAAAGGACGGAGGAAAGGGAACCCAGACAGTATAGATCTGGCACTAG acatTATTCAGCTCCCATACCAAACCCAATAGAGGAAGCAATGGAAGTGGATCCATCTGCGCTGGTAACTGTTCCTACAAGTAAAACAGTTGATATAAACCAACTTGAAGGTGCGGCAGCTTGCCTCGAGTTGATCGAAGAGTCGAAAGAAAAGGCACTCAGTCATGAACGAAGTAAAACACCGGTAGTACCGACGCAAGAAGCTGAAGAAACGATAGGTAAAAAGTTGTCGGATGAAAAAGTAGAGCTAAAAGTGCAGACTGCTGTGAAACAAGATGTAGACAGTGAGACAGTGCATATCCACGAGGAGGAAACTGATGCCAAATCAATAGAAAAAACTGTACAAAGTAGCCCTGACGATAAACCAGTTGTGACGTCTAATGAGACAAATGAGAAACTCTCTCAAGATAGCCAGATTGAAAACACCAAATCTGAGGTGCTAACAAAGGGTATAACTGCTGCGACTGAAGCTGAGAATAACGATGTTgtgctgaaaaatgaagagTCTTCTTCCGAAGCTGTGGTCAAATCCGAGGAAGTTAGTAAAGATGAGAAGAAgcctgtaaaaaaattaaaggaaaaaTCACTTTCTCTAGATTCTGATGTAGTTAATGACACCTCAGAAGTACCAGCAAGGCCAGTTGAGAGACGTCGATCTAAGATCTTTGAAactgctgaaaaattcaaccagCTGGCAGCTACTACTGAAAGTGATAAACCAAAGAAGATTTTCATTCCTGGAGTAAACGTCGGAGGTGCCAAGCGTGCCTTTGAGCGCAAGGCCAGTCTTTCGTCAATCACACCACCTCAAACTACAAAACACAGTGCATCTAAAGTTATTATCGAAGTGCCTGCAGTTGCAAGGGACGATAAGATACCGGAAAAGATCAGCAACACCCCAAGTAcggaaaataataacaataaagcGGACAAATGCTTGCAGAGCAAACTCgaggaagagaagaaacgTGCTGTAGACATTATCACCGGTGCAATCGGTAAACCAccggtaatgaaaaaaaccaaTGGATCACCTCCAACTTCTCCCCAGAATCATAGTGCCAACAAATTAGGACTGAAAGTGCAAGTCGGACCAAATGACTTAAGGAATGCCACCGTGTCAGTTTCCACACCTGTTGAGACTAAGTTCCCATTCGAATCAAAGCCAGTTTTGCAGGCAGAGGCG GTGCCAGGTGTGGTTGAATCATCAAATATGAGTGGCTCCGTTCCAGACGAGCCAAAGAAGTCGAGTAAAATGGAAATCACTTTGAAGAGTGCCACCTTACCCAGACCGAGAAAGACTAGCAAGGCCGAAATTACATTAGCTGGAGTCAAATCAGCAGACAATACAGCATTCAAATCCGAAGTAGAGGCCAAGATTGACGCCTTCCATCCACAAAAATTGAGAACACAAAGATCAGAGGTTGCTTTCCCAGTCGCTGCTGCTGTACCTCAGGCTAACAGAAGCTCCAGCTTAGAACCAGAAAacaggatgaaaaatataccaaaGGAAAGAATTATACCTATTCAG GTTGAATCTGGGCGTCAGCTCCCGCAGCAAGGACCATCAACGCCACCGTCGAAACCACCAATGCCGCAGCGCTCCATGTCTCAACGATCAGGTTCACTTTCTCGCCAATCTACTGCTGACTCTGATACCGACAGTGCATTAGGCTCGACTACGGGACCTGAACCAATTCGAAAGAGTCCTAGGGAATATATAATTCCCATCGCAGTAGAGGGTGGTGGATATGTCACACCCAGATCAGGCAGTTTAGAACCTGAAAGTAAGGCGAGCACGCCGACTAGCACTAGTGCGCCCAGATCAAGATTTGGACGACCAAGAAGAATGAGTTCTTTATTATCAGATGCCAGTGAAGATGAATCTCCGTTCTCAACATTGCATAG AGATAACGATGATATTTTGCAACGACATATGCATCGGTTAAGAAGTTCCAGACCATCCAGGAAAGCACCGGAACATGCAGATAGTTTGTCATCAGGAGaagatgacgacgacgatggaTTTGAACTTTTAACTGCAGAAAACTTGTTTTCCACTTTATTATCTAGAGTTAGAAGTTTGACTCAAAGACTTAATGTAGATGACAACAGAAGTACAGGATTTCCAAGCAGCAGACTACTCGGTAGATTAGGATCTAATTCGCCGCAAGGTTTTTGGGGTGTTCACGAACCATTATCCAG GCGGTTGTCAGAGTCGCAGTTCAGACGTTCGTTGAGTCGTGACACGGATAGATTTGGCAGAAAGGAGCCTTCAAACCCGGGAACTCCGAACAGTCCTGGCCCACGTAATACACCCTCACGAGAGAGCATCTTTGAAATGGGTAGCAACACACTTCCACGAG ataaaaatcaGCACGAAAACACCGATGCCGAGGTATCGCAAATTCGGAAGCAGGCGCAAGAAACATTAGAGCAAAACTTCACGCCGAGCTTAGCACGCAGGTTGAGTAGACATTTCATTGAACAAACAAGGCAATCGTTACCCAGATCTCCATCGATACCTCGTGAGAAAAACTATCAATCGCCTACtcaaaaaatgatgaattcaCTCGAAGGCTCCGATATAGAAAGTCAAAATCCCAGCTCTACAACGTCGGATCAAACAGAATACAGAGGAAAATCAGCTGAAAGAAACATCAAGAGATCGAACAGTTTATTGGTATCGCGGGACCTGGCTGACAAGCTAGATTACCGATCACCTAGAAGAAGCGTCAGCCTATTTGAGGATGATGATAAATCACTACCACCGTTACCTAGACACGTCATGACGCTTGGTAGGAAATACAGAGATTCAGGGAAACCCAACAATGGCGCAATAcgcagagaaaattttcaaaattttaaaaatgataaaattcaagaGGAAACCTTGGATGAGTCATGTAAGACTCCTAATATCAAAGTGGATAGTGTTGTCAATGGTTATGAAATTGGTCAAACTTTGGAGGGCAATTCTATGTCTGTGTCTAGTTCCATTAATAATTTCGTAGATACTGCATCTAGCATGTCAGCAAAATCCAGTGAAACATCTCCCAATGCATCAACATCCAACTTGATGGATTACAATTACTCGTACAAATCTGATGCATCAAAAGATTTCGAAAACAGACTCCTGGCTGCAGAAAATCTTATAAAGGAATCAAAGCTGAAAAATTTAGGCCCATCAAGTCTTGATATAAATCTTAACTCGAGTTACAGAGATATGGACAAGTGTAACAAAGAAAGTCTTGGATCTATTTCAGAAACCAATAGTGCAGACAAGCGACGTAGTTATATTCCAAGCCTACGATTGAGATCCGGATCATTGACTAGAGACCCAACTGAAAATAAAACCCGTCGCAGCTCTTTCACTGGATCACAGGATGCGTTAGGAGCCAGAGCTCCAACTCCAGAAAGATCGATACTAAGTAAATTCTTCAAACCTGACAGGAATAAAGATAACGATACTAGAGGAAAGCATCAAAAAGCTGGTGGACAACGTAGAATATCGAGATTTTTGCGACCTGATTTCTTTGATACACCTCGCGAAGAAAGTCAATATGTCAAAGAGAAGGAAGCACAAAAAGCTGCAGAAAATGAGCGCAGAAAGTCAAGATTTATTAAGAAGAAGAGCGAGAGTAAGGAATCGAAAGCGGACAAATCTTCAGAAGCAAAACCTCCCAAAGAACTGAAAAACGAAGCAAACTCTATCACCAAAGAACAGTCAGAGATTTCATCTAAGGATGATAGATCAGATAGAGATATTAGCTCTATCTCAGAAGACACAAGGCCAAGGTTCGAGAAACAGTCCACGAAGCACAGTTTCTTACATTCCTTGGAGAAAAAGCTTGAAAAGTTTAGATCAAGCGAAGATGCTTCAAAATCAGTGGTCAATAACGGTAAtttaattgaacaaaaaattcgaTCTTTGCGCGAGAGTTCTGCGCCGCCGAAGGAATGCCCGTGCACGGAGTCCAGTTTAATCAAACGAGCAGTTAGCGTAGAAGATTTACCACTTTATAGTGCAAACCTAAACCCGTCGAAGGGTAAAGTAAGCTCTGTACTGGGACTATTCAAGAATACTGATACAAAACCAACCTCCAACGGGCAGCGACCACAAAGCATGATATTCAgcaagttgagaaaaaatcccTACAAGGGTTCTCATTCTGACTCAACGACTGATGCAGATCTTACTGCTTCGAGTAAAATACCTACAAAAGTTAGTAAAGCCGATTTGATATCGTCCAAGAAGAAATcagaagaaacaaaatctaTATCTAAAATGAAACCAAATAATAAGACTTCTCCTCCGAAGGAATCACCCAGAGACACCCATAAATCCGACAGACCATCTAGAAGTGTTAAAAGTTTTTCCCcagagaaaataaacaaagagcTTAAAAAGTCCAATCCTGAAAAAAGTgttgataagaaaaatgattctaCAGATAAAGCAAAAACTTTGAAGACCAAGTCTCCAGAAAAACTTGCAGACAATCGATCTGAGCAACTTGAAAGAGTTGGTGATATAAATCAGGCTGCAGGTGAAATATTTCCTGTCGAACAGTCGAAAGCTATTCCGTCGGACAAAACAATGGATAATCTTGAActtgaaggaagaaaaaatgacaaagttCGAAAGATTGGTACAACATCCTCCTtagtgaaaaatgattctgTAAAAGGTATTGACAAAGTTGATGACGGcgagaaaaaagcaaaaaaaactgtcaaagCTAAAGAATCCGGTGGAAAAGAATCCGGATCTGTCGATGGAactaagaaaaaaaggatTGTTAAAGTTATCAagaaagttgtaaaaaaatcaccagACAGCTCGGAAAGCAAGTCTGAAGCTAAGGAAAAGCCTCGTAAATTATTGAGCAAGAAAAGCACCTTGTCATCCGGTGAAGTGAACTCTGATACACAAATATCAAATGGTATTGATAATTCACGAAAAGATGACCCTAAATTGGAAAACAATACCAGCAAACCTGATCCATTGAAAGAATCTAAAGCTCCCGCAAGtaacaatgataaaaataatgaagcatTTACAGAAAATAATACACCAGAAATGTCTAACaagttaaatgaaaattcaacaaatggTGTGGAGTCAAAAACGAATAATTCGTTGTTAAACAGCATAAAagttatggaaaaaaatcaatccaaCAACATTCAGGATGTTTCACAAGCTAAATCTACAGATTCACGATCCAATAGAAATAGTTTGAAGCTAGACTTATCAAAAATTCCACAACACACATTCAGGAGTCcgcaaattttgaagaaagacTCGGTGCAAACGGAATTGCCAAAAACTAGTTCAAGTGTAGAAACGCATTTACCAAAGTTATCTCATGGCAAAGCACAATCTACCTCGCCGGAAGATGCAAAGAAGTTGATACAAAACCTGTCAAAAATAACTCATCACGCAAACATAACGGGAAACAAGATCGTCATCGATAAACCATTATGCGCAAAGGACATGGAAAACCTTCAAAGTGACGCTGACGAGTGTAACATTGAAAGCCGTGAAAATAGCACTTCTCAATCTTCGCATGACATCAGCAAATCATTCAATTGCCCAAAACTATCTCACGATCAAAACAAAACCAATGACATTAACTTTACTACTGCCGAAGTGTTGCAACCACTTCCTGACACAGTACTCAATTCAACCAGGGTTACGTGTCATCAAGAGAACGAAATTAGCAATGCAAAGAATACAAATGGATGTTCACAGGAAATAGGAATATCAAAGAAAAACTTTGAGTTAGACTTACCTGTACTGAACCCAAATCCTATTCCTCCACCAAAGGAAAGTCCAATCGAGCATCCCGAAGAGATGTTTTCCCCTACAGATGATACAGAGAGTTTTGATTCCTGGTCTATATGCTCGGCAGATATGAACCAGAGCCGGAGCGAATTACAATCGCCAACTTCACCCGCACGTTCCCCATCTTTTCGAGCAGATCAAACCGAATCAGTAGGGGATAGAATAAGACGAAGAAGTTTCTACTCGAGATTCAATgacaggaaaagaaaaacatcacTGAACGCTCCTCCGCCTGGAGTGTCTCTTCCTGTCAGCACAACACTCCCAAGAAAGTTCAGCTTTAACAGACCACGGGAGAATGATCATGATAAACTGAATAGCTACGTATCACCGACGAAGAGATACCAGGAGAAATCTTACAACATGTATAACAACGAAATTCAGCCATTTAGAAGATCGCCAATTGACAGAGACAGATATTCTGATGTGGGTACGGCATCAGTATACACCAATGATTTAAGATCACCGAAAGAACAATATGGAAGCAGTTTGAGTTCATCTTACGATCCACTGCGAAAATATACACGATCTCCAACTCTGTCCGATTCGTCAAGCATACGGAGGAAATGTTATAGTACCGACTATGGCACGGATAATAATGAAGCAACATCATACAGAAGTCCATTGTCTAGTTCCTTATTGAATGATAATTCATTAGAATCATATTCTAACAGAAATTTCAACACATTGCCAAGAAAATACGGTTCAACTGTGTCGAGTTCGGAACCGAAGACTGCTGAGTATTACGAAGAATTATTAGCTCCGAATAATTCGAATTACTTAACATCGAGGAAGACTCCAACGTCTGCAGATTCACTGAGCACTCGTGAGAACGGATACCACAACGGAAATTTAGAATCACCACAATTCAAGGCTGAAAAATGGAAGACTACTGGGACCGATGATAAGATGGCAGAACTGAATCTGACTGAAACAAATAATGGGAGGCTCGGGGACCAAATAAG CGACAAGAGCCAAAGCGTCAACGAATCTAAGGATCTGTCGTCAACAATGTCTGAACCTCAGCCGAGTACTTCCACTAAccgagaataa